A portion of the Cololabis saira isolate AMF1-May2022 chromosome 17, fColSai1.1, whole genome shotgun sequence genome contains these proteins:
- the znhit2 gene encoding zinc finger HIT domain-containing protein 2, with protein sequence MNPLIRRSLPPSVRSLLTNIGPKEEDVSPAETPSRDGILLPSRGQEEWLSPAKPAAEPASNSSGKTACVFCKCKPSCYTCPRCNLQYCGLACYQSPQHSACSEEFYKESVLQELKDMGKTESEGRKKMQEILLRLRQKAESTHGGMGSVLKEVGILTDDVEEEEEKMTEKVQVVELLSRLAELQQSGTGSTTEIEAILKRLEEIEGGAPLPGDSDEDAESAEAEPDIADRMSGLDIDELSEDELWELLNTKEKDTFMSLMKGGALGGLVPLWKPWWEEHDEGRTAVVEVLEEEVGKLETETSAVVNDQVGDNKVKTSQEVGQTLTKSTAKIKNVKRGNSKETRRSAGCSAVQNVPPLSTKIPKLTSLCANPSSLVCYGLVNALYGYAFTLTLLNGDTEALMFEFCDMVLALSEALNSSKVFSSVQEALDCGETVILNGGYFDREDPLAPTRAVEGVAHILTGRNRQDVTGYSLAALSQLRTVLSEAKKGLSKEGEEGARRQKYFLACKKCEFFQAWVLDNVHQIRILAIELWSEHSKREKVRNSMEKAKTVVEANLKKRKGNHCKLIEELSQ encoded by the coding sequence ATGAATCCTCTAATTAGACGGagcctccctccctctgtgCGGAGTCTTCTGACCAACATAGGTCCAAAGGAGGAGGACGTGTCTCCCGCAGAAACACCGAGCAGAGATGGGATCCTGCTGCCGTCCAGAGGACAAGAGGAGTGGCTCTCCCCGGCCAAACCCGCTGCAGAGCCCGCCAGCAACAGCAGCGGGAAAACAGCATGCGTGTTCTGTAAATGTAAACCCAGCTGTTACACGTGTCCCCGGTGTAACCTGCAGTACTGCGGACTGGCTTGTTACCAGAGCCCACAGCACTCGGCCTGCTCAGAGGAGTTTTACAAGGAGTCTGTTCTGCAGGAGCTGAAGGATATGGGGAAGACGGAGAGTGAGGGGAGGAAGAAAATGCAAGAGATTCTGCTGCGGCTCAGACAAAAGGCAGAAAGCACACACGGAGGGATGGGGAGTGTGTTAAAAGAGGTGGGTATTCTGACAGATGACgttgaagaggaggaagaaaagatgacgGAGAAAGTGCAGGTTGTGGAGCTTCTGTCCAGGTTAGCAGAGCTTCAGCAGTCTGGAACAGGAAGCACAACAGAGATTGAAGCTATTTTAAAGAGACTTGAAGAGATTGAAGGTGGGGCGCCTTTGCCTGGAGACTCGGATGAGGATGCTGAAAGTGCAGAAGCGGAGCCGGACATTGCTGATCGGATGTCAGGGCTGGATATTGATGAACTTTCAGAGGATGAACTTTGGGAACTTCTCAACACAAAAGAGAAAGACACTTTTATGAGTCTGATGAAGGGTGGAGCTCTTGGTGGTCTGGTTCCCTTGTGGAAGCCCTGGTGGGAGGAGCATGACGAGGGAAGGACAGCCGTAGTGGAGGTGCTTGAGGAAGAAGTGGGCAAGCTGGAGACTGAAACCTCAGCAGTTGTGAATGATCAGGTTGGTGATAATAAAGTCAAGACGTCACAAGAAGTGGGACAGACACTGACCAAATCCACTGCAAAGATCAAGAATGTTAAACGAGGGAATTCAAAAGAAACAAGGAGAAGTGCAGGATGTTCAGCTGTGCAAAACGTTCCTCCACTTTCCACAAAAATTCCAAAGTTGACTTCTTTATGTGCAAATCCGTCTTCTCTGGTTTGCTATGGTTTAGTCAATGCACTTTATGGCTATGCTTTTACACTGACCCTGTTAAACGGTGACACTGAGGCGTTGATGTTTGAGTTCTGTGATATGGTACTTGCTTTGTCCGAGGCACTCAACTCAAGCAAGGTGTTCAGTTCTGTCCAAGAGGCCTTGGACTGTGGAGAAACTGTAATTCTGAATGGCGGTTACTTCGACAGGGAGGATCCGCTTGCTCCAACCAGGGCGGTGGAAGGTGTTGCCCATATCCTGACTGGCCGAAACAGACAGGATGTTACAGGATACTCTCTGGCAGCTTTGAGTCAACTTCGGACAGTGCTCTCTGAGGCAAAAAAGGGCCTTTCCAAAGAGGGAGAGGAAGGGGCAAGGAGACAGAAGTACTTCTTAGCCTGCAAGAAGTGTGAATTCTTTCAAGCCTGGGTATTGGATAATGTACACCAGATTCGTATACTGGCCATTGAGTTGTGGAGTGAGCACAGTAAAAGAGAAAAGGTGAGGAACAGCATGGAAAAAGCAAAGACTGTTGTTGAGGCGAacttgaagaaaaggaaaggaaatcaCTGTAAGCTGATTGAGGAGCTGAGTCAATGA